CAGGGCCACCTTGGACTTGAATTCAGGTGAATGGGTACGTCTCTTTCGTCTCATCGCTTCTCTCCAGAGCCTGTTGCTCATGATGGAGGAAAGCACTTATCATCGTCCAGTCACTGTCCAACCGATGGGGTCCACCTCTAAATACCTGGACGCAAAAGGCCTTGTTGCGCTTTGGCGGGAGGCCCTACTGGCCAAAGCTGTACTGTGCGGTGCGACACGCGGTTACATTCATCACCCACAGCTGGAGCGCTTCCGCGAGCACCCACATTCACGCTCGGCCATCAACGCGTACCTTGCAGCAATCCAGGATGAGGCAACGGCTCGGGGTTACAATTTCAACCGAGCCAAGGTTGGCCCGGTTCGTGCGGTTCTAGCTATCACCGTTGCCTCGGGGCAACTCACCTATGAGTGGCATCACTTGCGAACCAAACTGGCGGTTCGCAGCCCAGCGGTACACGCTCGATGGGGTGAGCTTGCCATGCCAGCATGTCATCCGTTGTTTCGTCGTAAGCCCGGTCCCGTGGCTTCTTGGGAGCGGGTGTCAAGTGGCAAAACCAGGCGGAGTGTCTACTGAAACGAAGCAAGTCCAATCACTAGCCAGTGGCTGTCCACTTTTTCGAAGGAACTCTCTGATCAAGGTAGGGCGGGGGTGGCAGCTCGCCCGCATGCCAACATTGCAAGTGAGAACGATTGTCATTACCATATTTATCCATTCGCACAGCCGCTCCCCTGGAAAAACCATGAAGGCAGTACTGTTCGCCATTCTTTTGCTCCTGATGCCGGTGTCTGGTCCGTTTGCTCTGGCAGCCGAGGTCAATCTTTATTCCGCTCGCCAGGAGGCCTTGATCGAACCCCTGCTGGACCGGTTCACGGAACAGACCGGCATCCGGGTCAATATGGTGAGTGCCAAGGACGACACCCTCATCAAGCGCCTGGAGAGCGAGGGCCGCAACAGCCCCGCCGACCTGCTGCTGACCGCCGATGCCGGGCGTCTGTACCGGGCGCGCGAACTGGGGGTGCTGGCGCCGGTGGAATCGACCATCCTGGAGCGGCGCATTCCCGCCAGCTACCGCGATCCCGAGGGCCACTGGTTCGGCCTGTCCCTGCGTGCCCGCCCCATCCTCTATGCACGCGACCGGGTCGCCCCTGAAGAGCTGTCGACCTACGCCGATCTCGCGGACCCACGCTGGAAGGGACGTATCTGTATCCGTTCCTCGAGTAATATCTACAACCAATCCCTGGTGGCCGCCCGTATCGCGACCCATGGCAAGGCGGAGACCGAGACCTGGGCACGCGGCCTGGTGGCAAATTTCGCCCGCCCGCCTCGTGGCGGCGACCGCGACCAGATCAAGGCCGCCGCCGCCGGCCAGTGCGATATCGCCATCGCCAATACCTATTACCTGGCTGCCATGCTCAACGACTCCCAGGAATCGGAGCGGGCCAGCGCGGAACGCCTGGCGGTATTCTGGCCGGACCAGAACGGTTCCGGGGTGCATGTGAACGTCAGCGGCATTGGTCTGACCACCGCCGCCCGCAACCGGGAGCAGGCCGTGCGCCTGATGGAGTTCCTGGTGAGTGACGAGGCGCAGCGCTGGTACGCCGATGCCAATCAGGAGTATCCCGTGGTCGAGGGCATCGAGCCCAGTGATACCCTGAAAGCCTGGGGGCCCTTCAAAGCGGACGGGATCAACCTTTCCGAGCTCGGCCGCTACAACGCCGACGCCCTGCGCCTGATGGACCGGGTAGGCTGGCGTTAACCCCGGGCCGATCGATCATCCGGCATCCGTCCACTTTTCCCGGATGGCACGGCGACCTACAATGGCCGCTGTTTTGTTTTCCCTTAACCGCATGGCGTGTTTTCCATTGGTTCTTGCTTGCATACAGCACATCCCTTGACCAAGTCCCTGGTCGGGTCTTTCCGGTTGCCGAACCCCTGGCGCACGGGCGTGATTCTGGTCGCCCTGGTGCTGGCCCTGCCGGTGCTGACGGTATTCGGCTTCGTGTTCCAGCCGGCCGGCGAGGTGTGGCGCCATCTGGCCGACACTGTGCTCAAGGATTACGTGCTCAACTCGGTGCTGTTGCTGCTGGGCGTTGGCCTGGGCACCCTGTTCGGGGGTGTGTCCAGCGCCTGGCTCTGCTCCATGTGCCAGTTCCCGGGCCGCCGCGTATTCGAATGGGCACTGCTGCTGCCCATGGCCATACCGGCTTACATCATTGCCTACACCTATACGGGCCTGCTGGATTTCGCCGGCCCGGTGCAGACCGGCCTGCGTGACTGGTTCGGCTGGTCCTATGGTGATTACTGGTTCCCGGAGATCCGCTCCCTCGGCGGCGCCATCGTCATGCTATCGCTGGTGCTCTACCCCTATGTCTACCTGCTGGCGCGCGCCGCCTTCCTGGAGCAGTCCATCTGCGTGCTGGAGGTCGGCCGCACCCTCGGTGCGGGTGCCTGGACCGGATTTTTCCGCATCGCATTGCCGCTGGCACGCCCGGCGGTGATCGCCGGCCTGTCGCTGGCACTGATGGAGGCACTGGCGGATTACGGCACGGTGGAGTATTTCGGTGTGGCCACCTTTACCACCGGTATCTTCCGCACCTGGTTCGGCCTCGGCGATGCCGCCGCCGCGGCACAGTTGGCGGCGCTGATGATGAGTTTCGTGTTCATCCTCATCGTGCTGGAGCGCTGGTCACGGCGCCAGGCCCGTTATCATCACACCAGCGGTCGCTACCGGCATCTGCCGCGCTATCAACTGCGAGGCTGGCGCGCGCTGGCCGCCTTCGGCCTGTGTCTGTTGCCGTTATTGTTCGGTTTCCTGTTGCCAGCGGGGCAGTTGCTGGTGTGGGCGGCGAGAACGGCGGGGGAAACCCTGGATGCCGAATTTCTGCGCCTGGTGTGGCACAGTCTCGGCCTGGCCGGCGCGGCGGCCATGCTGGCGGTGTTGCTGGGCCTGTTCATGGCCTATGGCAAGCGCCTGCACGGATCCTACGGGGTGGCAGCGGCGGTACGCGTGGCGGGCATGGGCTATGCCGTGCCCGGCACCGTCATCGCCGTGGGCGTACTCATCCCCTTTGCCTGGATCGACAACCGCATCGACGCCTGGATGCGTGACAGCTTCGATATCTCCACCGGCCTGCTGCTGAGCGGCACCCTGGTGGCCCTGCTGTTCGCCTACACTGTGCGCTTCCTCGCGGTGTCCCTGCAGACCGTGGAGGCAGGGCTCGGCAAGATCAAGCCCAACATGGACGATGCGGCGCGCTCCCTGGGCCTGCCACCCAATCAGGTGCTGGCGCGCATCCACATGCCCATCATGCGCGGCAGTCTGCTCACCGCCCTGTTGCTGGTATTCGTGGATGTACTCAAGGAGCTGCCGGCTACCCTGATCCTGCGTCCCTTCAACTTCAACACCCTGGCGGTGCGCGCTTTCGAACTGGCTTCCGATGAACGCCTGGCGGAATCCGCTACGGCGGCCCTGACCATAGTGCTGGTAGGCATCATTCCGGTTATTCTCCTGAGCCGTTCCATTACCCGCGCACGCCCCGGTCATGGCTAAACCAGACAGCCCCGTTCCGCTCCTCGAGGTCGACCATATTCGTGTTCGTTACGGCGATCAGACGGTGGTGGAGGATCTATCCTTTCATCTGAAACAGGGACGTATCGGTTGCCTGTTGGGGTTGAGTGGTTGCGGCAAGACAACAGTGCTGCGTGCCATCGCGGGTTTCGAACCCGTTTCCGAGGGCGAGATTCGTTTCGCAGGCCAGGTCGTGAGTCGGCCGGGTTGGAGTCTGGTGCCTGAGCAGCGCCAGGTGGGCATGGTGTTTCAGGATTTTGCTCTATTCCCGCACCTGACCATCGCCGACAACATCGCATTCGGTATCCGTCAGCAGGCAGCATCCCGGCGCGAGGCGCGGGTCAGCGAGCTGCTGGAACTGGTGGGTCTGGGGGCCTATGCCCGCGGCTATCCCCACCAGCTCTCCGGGGGGCAGCAACAGCGTGTCGCCCTGGCGCGGGCCATTGCTCCGCGCCCGGCCTTGATGCTGCTGGATGAGCCCTTCTCCAGCATGGACAAGGATCTGCGCGAGCAACTGGCCCGCGAGGTGCGTGCCATCCTGCGCCATGAAGGTATTACCGCCGTTCTCGTCACCCATGACCAGCTGGAGGCTTTCCTCATGGCCGATGAGATCGGGGTGATGCATGCTGGCCGGCTGGAACAATGGGGTTCCGCCTATGCGCTCTACCACGAACCGGGTAGCCGTTTCGTGGCCAACTTCATCGGCGAGGGCGTGTTATTGCGCGGTACGGTACTCAACGACCACCAGGTGGAGACCGCGTTGGGCATCATCGACGGCAACTTCGATCCTGCCTTCGGTCACAATGCCGATGTGGATGTGCTGATGCGTCCCGACGACATCATCCATGATGACGATAGTCCCATGCTCGCCGAGGTCTGCGACAAGGCCTTCCGTGGTGCGGATTTTCTCTACACCCTGTGCCTCCCCAGCGGCGCCCGGGTGCTCAGCCTGGTGCCGAGCCATCACGACCACGCCATCGGTGAACGCATCGGCATTCGCCTCGACCTCGACCATCTGGTGATGTTCCGGCGCTAGAACTTCTGCGTATAGCGTACGTAGAAATCCCGGTCGGTATGGTCGCGCTGAACACTGATGGCGCTGTCGAGACCCTTGCGCTCCCGCAGGTGTGTCTCGATGCTGCGGTTGCCGTCGATGCTGCCCAACGGGGTCGCCACCGTCGAGCCGGTGTTCGGGCATCTGCGCAACATCGGGCTGGACCGCTTCACACTCAGAGGCAGAAAGAAGGTCGATACCCAGTGGAAGCTGTACTGTATTGTGCATAATATGCTGGAGATCCACCGGTACGGGGTCGAATTCGGGTGAAATGGGGTGATGCCGCGACAAATCCTCGCCATCATGAACACACAACGACAATAATGACCGGCCAGACGAGAACAATCCTCCGATGATGTGCATATTCACTGTCGATGAATGCTCGCACTTTCATGGAAAGATTTTTCTACAGGCTCGTTAGGCAAAAAGAAAGGAATATGAAGCTTTCAAAAGCAGATAAAGCATTCGTTGAGAAGCGGGAAAGAAGAGCCAAATATTGGCCATTGTCTGGCGCAGCGTTGCTAGTAACGCTTGTCACGTACGGGGCTTGGCTGTGGCTGAAGGTTCCGCACTTGATAAACCCTGGGCACGTAATCGAACGTCTCAACGCCGGAACCCTGTCCGAATCAACAATGGGTGTCATGGTGGTTATGTTACCGATCGTAATAGCGGCGCTGCTTGTATTTGCATTCGTAGTGGTTCTGTTGTGGTTCATTTCATTCCGTAATGAGAGTCGGTTGATACGGTTGGTCAGGGAGCTACAAGAGGCTTCGGAGCGTGATAATGCGAACGGCTAAACCATGCCAACAAAAGCCGTCAGCGTGATTATGACTCCACTATTCAACGTCTCGCGTGGCAGCATCTTGCTCCCCGCACTGTTCCATTTTCAACTCATCAACCCCATCTGGCCTGATGCGCAGCCGTACGACACACTATTTTTTGTGGCCGCTGCGGTTTTGGTTGTTCTGTACAACCGAAAAGTCATGTTCAATAGAGAGTGGGGCATTACGGAGGTCATTCCACAAACCGCAAACAGCACCATCAAGGCGATCTGAAGGCCGCGTCTCATGGACGACGTGAGGTCTTTCGTTATGAATGGATGTCTATTGAAGTCAAGGAAGCACACGAACTTTGCATGCTCATGAGCAGTTGGATATCAGGTCCAACGAAAGATGAGGAGTTGAAGCGATTGGTGAATGAGGTGGAAAGACAATGAGAATTAACCAGCGCACCCAGTTCACCATTGCGGGGCTTGCACACCGCGCACAACGTGGCGCCGCGGGTGCAGACCGTTAGGTGTAAGAAATGGCACTGAGCGAATTCGAAACAAAGAGGATTGAAAAAGAGGTTCGTGCGTTTGTCGAAAAGCGCCGGCCACCGCCGCACATTCGTCCTGAACTGGATCTGGGGTTTCGTGTAAAAGGGCAAAGCGTAGAAATCTTCGAGGTTCGCCCACGCTGGCGCCATCCAGAAGAAAAACTCGAACATTCCGTGGCAAAGGCAACCTACGTAAAAGCGCAGAGAATCTGGAAGGTCTATTGGCAGCGAGCAGATTTGAAGTGGCACGCGTATGAGCCCAATCCGCAGGTTGAAACACTGGAAGAGTTCTTGGCTGTCGTGGATCGTGATGAATATGCATGTTTTTTTGGTTGAGTGCGGGAAGGCACATGCCAAGTGACGGGGGCGTCAAGCCGCTTTGCAGCTCGGCTTAATGCAGGCGTTATCTATGCGGGTCGAGGGATAAGTGACAAGAATAACGGGCCAAACTCCCGAGGGTTCTTTACCTGTATGAAGATTCCGTCGATCGCTTCAGTGTTTCAGCTTGTTACAGCATTCATCAGCGGCTGTCGGCTGACATCAGGCAGGCTCGAAACCAGGACTGGTCGTACGGTGGGGAATGATTGAATACCTCGTTATTGGTAGCAGCTTCGCATTCGCGGCGGCGGTACAACCGGGTCCACTCCAGGCGTTTCTGGTTTCTCGTGTCGCATCGACGAGTTGGAGGCGCACGCTTCCAGCAAGTCTGGCGCCTCTGATCAGTGATGTGCCCATCGCTTTACTCGTACTGCTTGTGCTGGACCAGCTTTCGGTAAATACCCTGCATGTACTCCGTGCGAGCGGGGGCGTGCTGCTTCTATTCTTCGCCGTTGTCACCCTGCGCCGGTTACAGCGACCCGACTCGATCGATTTGCGCCTCTCAGCACCACGGACGCTTCTAGATGCAGTACTGGTTAATCTGCTCAACCCCAATCCGTACATCGGCTGGTCACTGGTGCTCGGCCCGCTAGTGCTTGCCGCGTGGCGCGTACAGCCGATGTATGCTGTTGCGGTTGTAGGAGCTTTCTACTGCACAATGGTAGTGATGCTGGCGCTGTTCATCTATTTGGTCGGCACTGTTCGCTTCCTGGGTTCGAATGGCCAGCGGACACTGATTGCGGCTTCGGTTGCTGTTTTAGCGGGCCTCGGATTGTACTTCCTGTTCGCAGGCGTAAGAGGATTGATGACAGCTGCCTGACAGCGCTTGCGCCTGGCAAATACCTCTGTCACGCTTCGTGCTGGCGCACGGACCGGGCCAGCCACGCTCGCAAGTGAAACCAACGTTAGACCACACACCAACAAGATGGAGGCTCATATGAAACTCCTCGTTCTCTTGACGTTTGCATCAGTCCTGCTCGTAACTGCCTGTACCGACTCGCCCCAGGATAACGTAGATACCCGAACGCCTGTGGCGGCACCAGCGACGGCCACTGTGCATGACTATCGGTGCGAGAGTGGCGAAACGATTGCTGCAACCTACCCCTCGAGCGACTCGGCCACGCTTCAATACAAAGGTGGTAGCTACGAAATGCAAATCGCGGTTTCTGGTAGTGGTGCGCGTTACGTTGGCGGCGAGTTGGAGTGGTGGACCAAGGGTTTTGGACCGGGATCTGAGGGCACCCTTTTTCATCACATGGCTGATGGTACTTCTGGTGAAATCATCGAGCATTGCACGGAGTACTAAGTGCGATTTAACGATTCATTCAAGCCGGATGTGCGTAAAGTGCCCACGGGAGTGGTATTGGTCTGGGCTGGTTGACTCAAACGTTATAGGCAAAAAATGAGAACACTAAGCATATTGCTACTTATATTCTTCTTGATTGCGCCTGCGACGTATGCGGGTGAGCCTCAACGCGATAAAGGAATAACGGTCCATGCTTTGCCGAAGCGTGTAGCAGATCTGTCGGGTCAGCCTTGGGGGTTGCAGGTGACCTATGCGCCCTATCTCAAACCGGAGCCCGGGCAACCTTATTTGCAATCGGTGGAAGATGTGCTGGAGTATGTAGGAAAGCAGGACAAGTCCGTTCTTGAAAATGGGCTGTGGATAGTAACCACGAATCCATCAGCGTACTCGGAACAAGAAACAGACTTTCTGAACAAGTTGAAAATAGAAGTACCGAAACACAATATCCCTTTGTTTTGGGCAAGAGGTTCAGAGTTGTCAAAAGGCTTCAAGCGTTATTAGAGCACTGCCTGGAACAAGCTGTCCCATCCGGCGACGGCTCTTACGCACCTGCTCGGCTGGGCGTGATCGTTATAGTTCAAAGGCCAACATCTCAAACGCGACCCAAACTGATTTCGGACATGGCCGGCTTGGGAAAAATACGTTATTAGTTCAAGTGATAATCGACATGGCCAGTATTATCAAAGATGTATCTGATTCCGAGGTCACCTGTTCAAATTGCCAGGCTTCCTGCTGCCGCCTGGAGGTCATGATTATCACTGACACGGGTGTGCCAGACGTCCATATTTCAGTCGATGAATGGGGCGCGGAAACGATGTTGCGTTTAGATGATGGTTGGTGCTCGGCGTTAGACCGTGAGACATTTATGTGCACGATATATGAAAACCGGCCGTGGATTTGTCGGGAATACGAAATGGGTTCATATGAGTGTAGTAATGAAAGGAC
The Gammaproteobacteria bacterium genome window above contains:
- a CDS encoding pyrimidine dimer DNA glycosylase/endonuclease V, with amino-acid sequence MGSTSKYLDAKGLVALWREALLAKAVLCGATRGYIHHPQLERFREHPHSRSAINAYLAAIQDEATARGYNFNRAKVGPVRAVLAITVASGQLTYEWHHLRTKLAVRSPAVHARWGELAMPACHPLFRRKPGPVASWERVSSGKTRRSVY
- a CDS encoding Fe(3+) ABC transporter substrate-binding protein; translation: MKAVLFAILLLLMPVSGPFALAAEVNLYSARQEALIEPLLDRFTEQTGIRVNMVSAKDDTLIKRLESEGRNSPADLLLTADAGRLYRARELGVLAPVESTILERRIPASYRDPEGHWFGLSLRARPILYARDRVAPEELSTYADLADPRWKGRICIRSSSNIYNQSLVAARIATHGKAETETWARGLVANFARPPRGGDRDQIKAAAAGQCDIAIANTYYLAAMLNDSQESERASAERLAVFWPDQNGSGVHVNVSGIGLTTAARNREQAVRLMEFLVSDEAQRWYADANQEYPVVEGIEPSDTLKAWGPFKADGINLSELGRYNADALRLMDRVGWR
- a CDS encoding iron ABC transporter permease, which encodes MHTAHPLTKSLVGSFRLPNPWRTGVILVALVLALPVLTVFGFVFQPAGEVWRHLADTVLKDYVLNSVLLLLGVGLGTLFGGVSSAWLCSMCQFPGRRVFEWALLLPMAIPAYIIAYTYTGLLDFAGPVQTGLRDWFGWSYGDYWFPEIRSLGGAIVMLSLVLYPYVYLLARAAFLEQSICVLEVGRTLGAGAWTGFFRIALPLARPAVIAGLSLALMEALADYGTVEYFGVATFTTGIFRTWFGLGDAAAAAQLAALMMSFVFILIVLERWSRRQARYHHTSGRYRHLPRYQLRGWRALAAFGLCLLPLLFGFLLPAGQLLVWAARTAGETLDAEFLRLVWHSLGLAGAAAMLAVLLGLFMAYGKRLHGSYGVAAAVRVAGMGYAVPGTVIAVGVLIPFAWIDNRIDAWMRDSFDISTGLLLSGTLVALLFAYTVRFLAVSLQTVEAGLGKIKPNMDDAARSLGLPPNQVLARIHMPIMRGSLLTALLLVFVDVLKELPATLILRPFNFNTLAVRAFELASDERLAESATAALTIVLVGIIPVILLSRSITRARPGHG
- a CDS encoding ABC transporter ATP-binding protein encodes the protein MAKPDSPVPLLEVDHIRVRYGDQTVVEDLSFHLKQGRIGCLLGLSGCGKTTVLRAIAGFEPVSEGEIRFAGQVVSRPGWSLVPEQRQVGMVFQDFALFPHLTIADNIAFGIRQQAASRREARVSELLELVGLGAYARGYPHQLSGGQQQRVALARAIAPRPALMLLDEPFSSMDKDLREQLAREVRAILRHEGITAVLVTHDQLEAFLMADEIGVMHAGRLEQWGSAYALYHEPGSRFVANFIGEGVLLRGTVLNDHQVETALGIIDGNFDPAFGHNADVDVLMRPDDIIHDDDSPMLAEVCDKAFRGADFLYTLCLPSGARVLSLVPSHHDHAIGERIGIRLDLDHLVMFRR
- a CDS encoding DUF3024 domain-containing protein, whose product is MALSEFETKRIEKEVRAFVEKRRPPPHIRPELDLGFRVKGQSVEIFEVRPRWRHPEEKLEHSVAKATYVKAQRIWKVYWQRADLKWHAYEPNPQVETLEEFLAVVDRDEYACFFG
- a CDS encoding LysE family translocator — translated: MIEYLVIGSSFAFAAAVQPGPLQAFLVSRVASTSWRRTLPASLAPLISDVPIALLVLLVLDQLSVNTLHVLRASGGVLLLFFAVVTLRRLQRPDSIDLRLSAPRTLLDAVLVNLLNPNPYIGWSLVLGPLVLAAWRVQPMYAVAVVGAFYCTMVVMLALFIYLVGTVRFLGSNGQRTLIAASVAVLAGLGLYFLFAGVRGLMTAA
- a CDS encoding MliC family protein, whose translation is MKLLVLLTFASVLLVTACTDSPQDNVDTRTPVAAPATATVHDYRCESGETIAATYPSSDSATLQYKGGSYEMQIAVSGSGARYVGGELEWWTKGFGPGSEGTLFHHMADGTSGEIIEHCTEY
- a CDS encoding YkgJ family cysteine cluster protein, which produces MASIIKDVSDSEVTCSNCQASCCRLEVMIITDTGVPDVHISVDEWGAETMLRLDDGWCSALDRETFMCTIYENRPWICREYEMGSYECSNERTVRVTASCC